The Rosa chinensis cultivar Old Blush chromosome 7, RchiOBHm-V2, whole genome shotgun sequence DNA segment ATCCGTGCAGTCCCCATTAATGGCATGGCAAGCTTGGCAAGCAACATAATACTCATATCCGTTGTGTCCCAGTCAAAACCCAAGCGCATGATTCGCTGTAAAAATGCAAATAGAAATACATTCTTCAGTCTAAGATCTAAGAATAGAATATGAAACATTGATGAAGTAATAATTTAAGTcaacaaacagaaacatatCTACCACCTTATATAAACCTCAGTCTAAGCAATATCAATTTAATTCAAGAGAAATGAGTACAAAAGTACCATTCTGGATAAAGTTTGAGAACTACAAGTAAAATAGAAACCAAACCTGATCACCTGATGTTGACCAACGTGTCCCATGAAGGCCCAAGCTTGGAGGGCTTGAACCTAGTGAAAACTCTTGCAGTTCAATTCTTTCCTACACGAAAAAAATGGTTACTCTTTAGTACACTCGTTAAATATGTCACTACAGTGCAAATTAactcaaagtttcaaacttcaAACTGTAGTAGAAAAGTAGAGGAATAGATCACTTACTATAAGCCTTGATTTTCTGTGCTTCAGCCGTTTCTGCAAACAACAAGAACTTAACTAATTAGCTGGGACAATAAAAACTTTCGTTTTGCATGTACAATGGACAAATTGAGACATCCTGCCAAAAGTAGAagaatgataatgataataataataatgaccACAACTTCTTCCAGCATTATAAGCATGCATTTAGTGAATGCAAAAGAAACTCAAAATCCAGCTAATGAGTTTCTGAAATTATAGACAACTTTTCTTGACTTATTAAAAAGTTACTGGAAGGATGTCATGACCATAAAACACAAGTGGCACATTGCTCAAGGAGCATCTTTAAAAAGTATGCAAATGTAACTAGCTAAACAAAATACAGCATAGTATCAAGTATCAACTGACACTAACAAAAAGAAACAGGATAAGATTATTCTCACCTCAACAATGGATGAAAACCTTGAAGAAAGCTTCGGGTTAATATAGTTGGGCCATACTTCCGTCAACATCCTATTCAGCCATTCGCAGGGCTCCAATGGCGTTATGGGCTACACAACCAAAAGGATCACAAACAGAAAATTCAGCTTCGATAAGCACACATTTCATACAACTAAAAATAGAAGAAATGTGAACAACTATCGTACCGAGGTGTTAAGTATCACTCTCTTCCATTGCTTGTTCAAATCTTCAACAATTATTCGACGCTGATAGTTCCCATACTGCAGACAGAGCAAGTGACAGCTTATTTTCAGTGAAGTTGAGTGGAAACAACTCAAAAGATCTGAATTGCAGTTTGCTAAAAAAAGAACATACTTAAATTGAACTCAATCTCAACCAATGGATAAAGTAGAACTAAAAATAAACCAAGCACCCTATCATCCACAAACGGGAAACTTGAAAAGAGGGCGATCAGATTCCAACCTCCACAAACCAAAATCCCTCACAAAAACACAAACAACTACAATTCCATCTCACTCTACCAACTATAAACTcggaaacaaaaattgaaacttttcaAACTCCAAAACTCAACCAAATGTCACATAGACCTGAGATTCACCTACAAACATAATAACAAGGTCATCACCAACCTGCACAGTTGCCCAAACGGCCACCGCGAGTGGGACCCAGTTGGAGAAGGAGAAGACCCATCTCTCAATAGCCCAAGCAAACAAAACCACAGGAATCAAAACAGGAAGAAATGGCTTCTCTTCAACCACAAAGTTGAAGAACTCCACAGCATCCTCAACCCTCAAgcttctcttattctttcctCTACTCATTTGATCAGAACACACCCTCAAATCAAAAACCCTTCTCTGAAAACACTTCACCTTCCTCTTCTCATCAACAAACCTCAGAAAGTTTTGATCTGTGTGATCAGACTTGTGAAAGAAGTAGTAAATTTTGTAGGTGAAAATCGTGAAATGAGTTAATGGGGATGTAGTTATGAATAAATGATAGTTGAATAAGCTCAACGGTGATTGTGGGATTTGAAGCAGCTCTCTACATTTTCATGGAGAACATAGAAATTTAATACAACAACACACAGAGGAAAAGTCAAGGCTAGAAAAAGAGACCATTTTTAGTTAACAACTCTGAAAACCTCCGGGTGTAATTGTCCGAAACTCCGAATATTAGCAGTTTATAGAAGCCACCAAAAGTGCTTTTGTCCCTAAAGCGCTTTTCCCATGCGGGTCCCACCTCATCCGCTATCTGTCTCCCGCCCTTGATGGCATCGATTGGCCGGTGGGTCCCTTCGAAGGTGGGGTTTGGGCCGTCGGATTTTAATTCGGGTGTAGCTCGGATGCACCGTATTTCGGTGTGAGTGCTTTTGCGTTTTGACCCGTTGACTGTGGAGGGCTCTGGACTCTGGACTCtggtggttgttgttgttgttgtcagAGCTGGTTGGCGATTGAACGACGAACGTTGAAGCGGGACTTCCGTACGTGGCAGCATACGATTGCAGTACGAACTAGCGCTGTGATTGGGTAGTGGGGTGCACGCGCCGGAGGGCCGTACAAGTCTGAATCACGTGGATCGAAAACGGTGGGAGTGTCTTAACTCTTAATAAGGTTGGACAACCAAAACTtaacgtttttttttcttctaattaatGGGGTATTTGGATTTTCTAGAATCAATCCACCATTGAAATCTGGTTTCTGTAACCCCATTGACGAGCACGAGCATGGTCATGCACTCATGgggtttcttttattttcactaATTAAGATTAGTGGATGAGATTAATTTATCCAATAAGGAATCTCAAGGGGAAAGTAGGGTTGTTAGATGATGTGTTCTTACTTAATGGATTAAATTAACTTATTTAACGAGAAAATATCAAGCAAAAAGTAGGGTTGTTAGACGATGTGCTCTTTACTTTAGCAGCATGCATCCATATCGTACAAGTAAGCCGAGCCGAGTTGGGTGTAGAGTCGAGTCGAGTCGCTGTCAACTCGAATAGTTTTTATCAATTTAAGTCGAACACACACTGTCACACACTCTGAATTATGCATGTCACGCTCATTATTGGTAATAATAATTGTGATAATGATAAATTTGGTCTTATTAGCTAATGTGTAGGGATTAGTTTGGTCAATATATAATCTAAAATTTCGACAACAGTACACCTGTATGTAGTTTTTCAATGTTGCGCATTGTaagggcaatttttttttgtctttcttgtTGGTACAAATAAAGATCGGTTGTCTTTTCTCAATAGATAGTGATCTACAAAATTCATAAAAAAACAACATAAAATTACTTAaaaactctagatttaagagaCTATGAGAAtataattgaaatcaaattcGTCATTTTATATCTTTATAACAGATTACAGATGAAACTAATCATAATCATACACTTTTGTCATATAGTGATCTACAAAATTCATcgaaaataagataaaattaatTGAAATCTTAAATTTAAGAGACTATGAGGATATaaaagaaatcaaattcatCAAATTATATCTCTTTAACAGATGAAACTAATCACAATATGGCCAATTTGAAACCTATAACACTAATTAGATGAATCAAATCCATTTATTCACTATAATGAGATCAATTGATGATGCCATATTGTTAAAGGTGTGTGTACGTGAGACTACACTTTTTATTTGAATAATATATCACAAAGACCTGGACTTCTTTTTCtatcctttctttttctcatggCTATCTAGAAGACTAGAAGCACATCACAAATTAACCTTATTGATTTGACATAAAATTTTAATGaatcatgatcatgatcatcttttgttttttagtctttatttaaaaaattattCTCAACGTGAAACATACACcaatatatgtgtgtatattAACCTGGCAAACAAAATGCAGTGACGTTTAATTAGTCAAAGAAAAACTTTATTAAAATTACGAACAAATCAATGGGATCAGCAAATGACGACTGCAAGATGACAGAGAAATGGGAGCCGATTCCAAAAGTTGTTGCttttgaaatttgatcaagATGACAGAATTGATGctaatttcttcttttatgtttgtgtttgtttatgttaattaattatttgaaatgcTAGCTAGATGATGAAGTTACCATGAAAAGGAAGGTTATATATGTTCGTAAGAAACCAGCCGTGTACCTAATTTGACTCTTTGAAAAAGTCTATTAAGAAAGCTTCATCAACATAATCACCATTGATAGAGTTGGAATTCTAGCTAGATCGAGGACTCGAGGTAGTGTTGCCTTGCTCTCATATTGATCCGGTTGTGGAGGGAATGCAGTCATACGAGTTGTGATCGaagaatgaatatatatatttctctgaGTTGTATAAGTTGACACAAACTAGAATTTGAAACTTAAATGTAAAATACAAGTAGAtaatttttttgagaagaatacAAGTAGATAATTTTACTCCTAATGATATCGACACTTTCATTCAGTTGTACGTCGCGTGACGAGAAAATATCTCTGCTAATAATTGTGAACCAGATCGAATTTCCAAACCAATAATTAAGAGCACAAAATATCTCTGCTAGCTTATCGTTAAAGTCAACGTACGATATGTTGGTCCATACAGATATGACATATGATTGCTCCATACATATTACATGGTTTCAATCATGGACTACAGCTTAGCTTGAACCACTAGCTCTCGCATCTATCTCTATATAAGCATATTCGATCCCATTCGATAGTCGTCAATACCAACAGATTCTATTTTCTGGTTTACTCTCCTCACCTTACTCATCACAATTAGGGGTACACATATCCTGATATTTAATTGTCTCTCTCACACACGCACATATATTACTTGAATTACCCACCATAATATATATGCGATAATTAAAGTCTTTGAGGAACACTTTAAATTAAatgaaaattcattaaaaattttgaaactCAATCGTTGGATCATTTGAATGCGATATTTAAATCTGATGATATATCAAGTCCTAAAGTCATCAGTAATTTTTCATTATAAGGTCATTGCGCTTGTACATTTAAATCATACGAATGAATTTTCTATAACGTGCATGACATGAGTAGACTTGTGTGAATATAGAGAGAGCACTGCTCTATTTTTTCTATAAGAAATTACAAAAGCCTCTGATTAGTGAAGTCTGACCCTAATCTTGGAGTTCGTAATATTATGGCTCTTAATAAGGCTTTCCtcctaaaaaaaatttgggatttCTTAACTAAGTCTACACCAGCCGCTGCTTTTTTTTCTGCTCGGTTTCTTCAACGTTCAGGTCAGCCATGTTCTTACTATAAAAAATCATCTATTTGGCCTAACATGCGACCCTTGTTTATGGATATTTTCTACAACTCTAAATGGTTAGTGGGCAATGGTCGATCAATTGATTTTTGGCATGGTAATTGGCTTAATGGTTCAGTTGTTGATAGATTGGGTATTGTGCATCAGCTTGGCAAATTATTATGTGCCAAAGTTTCTGATTTCATCAGAGATGGCTCTTGGTATTGCTCTACAAATTTGATTGCTGATCTTTCTGCACTTTGGTCAGAAATTTCAGCTATTAGACTTCCTTATTCAAACATGGAGGATAAGCTGGTGTGGTTGGATTCTTCTGATGGGAGTTTATCTTTATCTATAGCCTATGAGTTCAAGAGGAGTAAACAGGCAATTGTTCTTTGGGATAGATGGGTTTGGCGTCAATGCTTTCGTCCTCGAAACTCTGTTACTTTATGGAAATTTCTTCATGGTAAGCTTTTAACAGATGATCTCTTACTTTAGCGAggcttttcttttgcttctatgTGCTCTCTCTGTCATGCATCTGCTGAGACGGCccaccaccttttttttttgtgctctTTCTCTATGGAGGTATGGTCTGCAGTTTTATCTTGGTTTAAAGTCAGTATTCATTTCCTGGATATATATGATTTCTTCTCTTACCCACTGCAACATGGTTTTGGTACTCAATTGCAATTGCTATGGTGGGGAATGATGGGAGCTGGCTTCTACACTATTTGGGAGGCTAGAAATTCTATCCGTTTTGATGAGCGTCGCTTAACTACTGATTATTTGATTCGCTCTATCAAGCAGCAAATTCGAGAGGTTGATTCTTGGGTTTAGGAATTATGCGTAACTCAGTAGATGAGCTTTGTATTTTCAGTGCTCTTAGAATCAGTGGTCGAGCCTCAAGATCGCATCAAATTCGTGGGGTAAATTGGCATGCTCCTTGTGCTTTTCAATTAAAGGTTAATACAGATGGTGCTGCTTGTGGGACGCCAGGACTCGCGGGCTATGGAGGTATTTTTCGTGATCACTTGGGTAATTGTATGGGTTGTTTTGCTGGTTCCTTGGGTATTGCTACTGCCCTAGAAGCAGAGCTTCAAGCCATTATTCATGCAGTTTCAATAGCATCAGGAAAAGGATGGGCTTCTCTCTGGATTGAGTGTGATTCAACGGTAGCAATTCACTTTCTTGCCAATAAAAATTACTCAGTCCCTTGGCGTCTAAGTGTTGATTGGGTCAATTGTTGTACCATTCTCTCCTCTATGCAGATTCAGTTTTCAGATATTTATCGAGAATGGAATCAAGTGGCTGATTGCTTAGCTAACTATGGGGTGGATCATGAGGGGCATTATTGGTGGGACTCTTGCCCTCCTTGTGCATCAGCTGCCTTTGTTCACAATCTGCAAGGGTTACCGAATTTCCGTACTAGCTAATTCGGAAGTGCTTGATAGATTTTGTGCAACGGTGGTTTATGCTGCATGGTTGCTCTATTCATTAGTTTGTAACTATTTTAGCTCAGTGCTCACTTTGagtactttatttcattttgttttcagAGAGGCTTTGGTTCTTGTccccctctctcttcttgtgttttcttttcattttttaataaaataaaatagagggaTGGGCGGTGGGTTCCCGGTTGCGGTGGCCCCCTTTCTTTCGAGATTGTGGGTGGGTGCCAGTCACCCCAAATCGGCTGTTgcagaggaactaatatcgcctaatcctctatttaattttataaaaaaataaaataaaataaaaatctgaCCCTAAACTTTTAAATAAAAGGGTGTTCGACTCTGAATTAATGGAATAGAATTCTCTCAGATTTTATCTACTATTGTGTCTAACATCAGTTATAAATTTACTTCTCTAAATATGTGCATGAACAAAATGGACTCGAAGGGTCTTGCAGTGTTCTATTGGGTGCACAATTAGAGGAAAAGGGAAAACACATAAATTCAAACAGTTTGCATATCATTGATGCCCAAAACTGGGGATAGAGCATACAAATTATAGCAATGTCTCATGTAACAAGGAGGAGACACGTGGCACAGGACCGCCACTATGCAAATGAATACAAACTGCAGCTACTGAAGGTTGAAGACAAGGGATGCAACTGATATCGCTGGTGCGCGCAAACTGGGAATGTACTATAGTACTTGTTACTCAGATCTCCAGACAATTTAGCTTAGTGGGCTGATCCAGATAGTGGGCTTGATCTCAACATGTTCTTGATGTCGTCCCCTAATAAAGCACTGCTCCATTGATCGGATATTCTTGACAGTGACGCAAAGAGTACGTGCATATGAAATCAGCACTTACATGCAAAGATATGTTTGGGACATAAACAAAGGTGATCTCGCGGCCTTATTAAATTTCCAGCCCAGCCAAGCCCAGCCCATCCAATCCAAATATCCAACTCTCAAAACTCTTTTTTATAAGAATCCATCTCCCTGCTAATAATTGACCACTCTTCTCCTACAATCAGCAAAACCCTATAAAGCAAATGGCTTCTCCGATTCATGGTGTGCAGAACCTCTCGGGCTCTCTGCCAAGGAACAAGGAAGTTAGTTACGCATTTACTAACAAATAATATCAGATGTGGCTGACCTTGCCTGAGCAAGTTTACGGATTTTACAAAGATATAGTAGCAAGCTCGCTCGTCCTGAAGATAATGGAGTCATGAGCATTACAAccaccaaagaaaaaatcaaagagAAGTTGATAGCTCTTCAAAATCTGTGTACTTGGAGATCCTTGCATGTGGTAAATGTTGATGCTCAAGAACATTCTTGTAATGGGGGAATTTTCGTCGTAGTAACTGGGTATTTTACTGAAGAAGACAATCAAAGGAAGAAATTTTTTCTTGGCTCCACAAGCCGAAGGAGGCTACTTTGTTGAGAGCGATGTTTTGAGCTATCTAGATAATTTGAGTTTGAATAACAGGCTTTGAACCGATTACATTGTTCAAactcaaacaaaggaaaaatcGATCTGTTCCCCTTACTAGTTTTGTtacttctttaaaaaaaaataatgataaacAAACATTGATGTTGATGTAGGTTGTTATTGATTGTAGAGCTATATCAGTGTGataaattttgatgatgttttcATATCTATGAATGTTTACCTTGTGAACCTTAGTCGATCACCTTTGAATTTTGATCGAGTGTGAAAAACAAATTAATGCTCTTTTCTGGTCAATAACCAGGTTTAGTTTGCTATTGCTCAACTCCGAATTGAGCTTGGCCTTCTACGGTCCTAACTCAGGTTAGAAATTGACCTGTTACTCTTTTTTTGCTCTCGGAGGTTTCTGATTTTATTGTTAATGGTGCTTGGACTAAACTCAGAAATCTCGGCTTGGATTAAACTCAGAAATCTCGACAACAACTCTTTGGGTTAACATTTCTAGGATACGTGTTTCTTCTCATTTAGCCGGGAGCGTAGGATAACTTCAAAACTTGTTTGGAAATTCTCTAGTGATGGTCAGTTTTCGGTTGCTAATGCTTAGGATTTAAAACTCTATCCCAATCCTCGGGTTCCTAGGGATAAGTGGATTTGGAACTCTTGTTTCCGTTCATGAAACTCTTTTATGCTTTAGAAACTCATACATGGTAAGCTAATAATCCTAACCCAGGATTAAATGGGTAATTTGATTTGGGTCAGGACAATCCAGGTTTACCCTGTTATAATCAAATACTGAATCTTTCTCCTAGTAGAAGATGACATGTACTGAAATCATTCTCATCACTCCTATATAGATACTGAATCTTTCTCCTAGCTAGTAGAAGATGGATGTGTACTGAAATCATTCTCATCACTCCTATATAAATACACGCCAAGAAACAAGCACTTTTCATCGCTCACACACACATTGTTCTTGATATTTAGTATTGTCACTTCGCTCTCGTTTTGGGTTTTTAATTTGCTTCTGGGTTTTAAAAAAGATGGAGATTGATCTTACACTAAGGTTGGCTAAGAAAGTTTATGGAGGAGATGGTGGTTCCTACCCTGCCTGGTCTCCGTCGGAGCTTCCCATGCTTCGTGAAGGTGACATCGGAGCTGCCCAGCTCTCTCTAGAGAAGGATGGCCTTGCTCTCCCCAATTACTCTGACTTTGCCAGAGTTGCATATGTCCTTCAAGGTAATGGAGTAGTTGGAATTGTTCTGCCGGAGAAGGAAGAAAAGGTTCTTCCAGTGAAGTAGGGTGATGCCATTGCTCTCCCTTTTGGAGTTATCACATGGTGGTACCACAAGGAGGACACTGAATTTGTGGTTCTTTTCTTGGGTGATACCAAAACAGCTCATAAAAAAGGGAAATTCTAGTGTGTTGGTATGTATCCCATACCCACACTTacaaagtgagaacaaatttgttctcaaaattgtaatttgagtcctactatgtgtaatattttgttataataatggtaattacacctcttacgacactTTTACaagttttgaacaaattcgttgtcaatgttgtaatttttgttctcaatgttgtaaatagtgtaaatgaatatgataacttttgttgtcaatgttgtaattttggttcaaatacttgtaaatttttgttcaaatttttGTTCTCATAATGGTAGGTACCATAGCTTGTCTCCATAAAAAAGGCTAATTCACTGACTTCTATCTCAATGGTTCTAATGACATTTTCACTGGCTTCTCAATTGAGTTTGTTGGCTGAGCATGAGATTTGGAGGAGAGTGTTGTAAAGACTCTTGTTGGCAAGCAAACCGGCAAGGGCATTGTTAAGTTAGGGGGAGCTAATTTGCCTGAGCCAAACAAGGAACATAGAGATGGGATGACATTGAATTGCGAAGAGGCTCCTCTTGATGTTGATATTAAGGGCGGTGGAAGAATTATTTGAAACCTAAGAATCTTCCTTTGGTCGGTGAGGTTGGGCTTGGTGCTGATCTTGTTAGGCTGGACGAAAGTGCTATGTGCTCCCCAGGGTTTTCTTGTGCCTATGCATTGTAGGTGACTTACATTGTTAGGGGAAGTGGCCGTGTGCAAGTTGTTGGTGTCCATGGGAAGAAGGTCTTGGAAACGACCGTTACAACCGGCAACTTATTCATTGTTCCTCGATTCTTTATTGTTTCAAAGATTGCTGATCCGGAAGGCTTTGGAATGGTTTTCTATCATCACCACTCCCAATCCAATATTCACTCATTTGGCTGGAAGTGTTGGTGCTTGGAAGGTGTTATCTCCTCAGGTGCTTGAAGCTTCCTTCAACGTGGATTCAAATACTGAGAAACTCTTCCGATCAAAGAGAACTTTTGATGCAATCTTCTTCCCTCCTTCCAAGTGAATCGATGAGCTAATacggcatgtttacttacttggaatggaatggaatggaatgtaataaaatgattacggagtaaaaacacccctgtgtttactaacacataaaggaatcgaaatgattccaggtaaaagaattcctgtgtttactaacacatgaaggaatcagaattggTGTAGAtcccacctatttatcaggaatcgattcctgaatactcaggaattctaTTACGAAggggggggagatgggtttaggaatcattcctccggaatcaataccgattcctttcttctcccattccacttgtctccgattcatgattattttccattccaagtaagtaaatgtgCCATTAAGCGTTATTTACTTTAGGTTTCATTGCATTTTTTAGTtggaatttcttttcctttttagttCGGATTTCTTTAGCCTTTTCGGGTCATTCGTATCAATTTtgaaatgttttttttattatactttaatttatatttttcattGACGCTAATATTAGCAGTTTTAGTTCTAATATTTGACATTCTGATAACGATTTTCTTTAAACTTACATTGTTTATTCTCTACGAGATTGGTAATTTCACTCGCTATCTttaattgaaaagtttagaTGCAATTGGAGCTAATATTATCAACAATTAATAAATAAGTgaataaaaaaaacacattCAAAATTGACTTTTATAGTAAGTTAATAACAATACcataaattaaaacaaatcaaaaagGCTAATTCGCTAACACCGAATTATATGAGGACTTTTTAGGTTCTTTCTAAGGTATTTTATTCCCCACATTTTCCTTACCAGCCATGAGGGGATAACATAGCTCAAACACACTTAAAAATGggagtgagagagagatgagaatgTAGTAAGGAGTGTAAAGCCATCCGCAGCTTCCACAAAATGAACACTCCAACTGCTTCTTCCGATAAGCCCTCAAACTCACCAAATATGTCTCAACTGTCCTATCCCATCTGTCACACACCAATACCCCCAGTGCTAAAATCATGGAACTACGCCTCTTCCCTCCCTTACACATATCACAACCCCATACGTGGCACGGCGGCACTACGCGTCTGCTCGTCGAATAATAGGAATGCCTGCACTCGATCATTGTGATCAGGATGACGAGTAAAACATTAGTGGATTGGACGTACTATGTGAGCACAAGTGGCACGTCCGACCTTCCAATCACGGCCCGTTATATTCGTGGTATTTAAAACAAAACGTGAAAAATATTCCATAACTCTCTCTGCTTCATCAGTTCATCTGATCGATAAGTAGGAGGTATCCAGCGTGCATAATATTTGAGATAAACGTGCAAATTACTCCGTGGTAAAGTATTTTTCTCGATGCCTCTCTTACCCTTCAAATTCGATAAAACCACACAGCCCCATATATTCTTCACTCACCCTCTAAATTTGTTTCAACCAATCCCACCCAAATAGGAGGAACAAAATTAAACGTGCTCTCTCTAATCgctatccctatataaacaaTTCCATTCTCAGCTCATTTCTCATAGTTTTGAGGTCCTAAAATTGCAATTACCTAGTTTCCCAACCAATTTCAAACCAAGATGAGCCCCCATGCAAATAAGATCACCACcaacaacaccaccaccaccaatgccCTATATCCACCGCCGTTGAAGATCAACAAGGACTCCCATTTCATCAAGaaaccctcctcctcctcctgcacCTCTTCGCCGCCGTCGTCGTCATCCTCATCGTCCACGTACGCAATGTTAGGGTCCACCGCCACTAGACCGCCGCAGCAGCAGCGCCACCCGGTGATCATCTACACGCATTCCCCTAAAATCATCCACACGCACCCGCGTGACTTCATGTCGCTGGTGCAGAAGCTCACCGGCCTCTCGCGGTTCGAGGATGACACGTCGCCGGCGGCGGCGAAACCCGAACCGCTAGAGACGGgaaataacaacaacaacaacgttGGCATGTCGTCATTGGAGGAGGAGATGATGCATAAGAGCCCTAATCAGGTTAATAGCAACAATGTGATGATAAGAAACGACGACAACGAATCTTCGTCGGTGATTACCGAAGAGaattgcagcagcaataacagTAATAATAATCTTAACAACGTAGGAGGAGGAGGGGATTCATCATCGTGCTTTGTGCCGCCGAATCCATATCTAACCAACATTCCGGTGTTCACGCCGAACACGGATTTCTTGTGCACCAATTCCATGAACATATTTAATTACGACTCTATGATCGATCATCGTTGATCTGGAGACTACTAGTTCCTTTTAATTCGTCGGCAATTCTTCAATTCACAGAGATAAAAGCTTCCCAGAGCTCGGAATGATGGCCGTAATTACGCGCAAGACTGGTTAAGGGAAGGACTCATACCAATTTTTTGTTAGAGTATTTCATTTCaattcataaaaattaaaatttgttgGTACGTTGTTGTTTACCATTTGATTTTTTGGTATGGTCAAGTCAGTTGCAAATAAGAGTTCTAAGTTTTTGGGTAGAACTTGTTAAAGGTTAAAATAGTGTCTGTTTTACCACTTGATATTACTCTATACAAAGAAATTCATTGCTCGATTAAAGGTTCTTCTCGTTgcatttctttttatttgtttctacagTATATATTTCCTAAATTATGTGCTGAATTGAGTGTCCACAATACATATTTCTTATATAATGTGCGACTCATTTACTTACACAGAATGTGAATCAAAACGTATTTGATTCACGAGTTTCTGAGGACAGAATTTGGAGTAGATAATGATTGAAACAAGGTTCAAACTTTGATGATTCAAATAGCAGCAATTTATCATCTGTATCAGTTAATAAG contains these protein-coding regions:
- the LOC112177302 gene encoding VQ motif-containing protein 20; the protein is MSPHANKITTNNTTTTNALYPPPLKINKDSHFIKKPSSSSCTSSPPSSSSSSSTYAMLGSTATRPPQQQRHPVIIYTHSPKIIHTHPRDFMSLVQKLTGLSRFEDDTSPAAAKPEPLETGNNNNNNVGMSSLEEEMMHKSPNQVNSNNVMIRNDDNESSSVITEENCSSNNSNNNLNNVGGGGDSSSCFVPPNPYLTNIPVFTPNTDFLCTNSMNIFNYDSMIDHR